The Rhodobacter sp. CZR27 genome includes a window with the following:
- a CDS encoding DMT family protein: protein MPSLPVPLVTIGLLLASNIFMTFAWYGHLKYKAAPLLVVVLVSWGIAFFEYLLQVPANRIGHGHFSAAELKTIQEVITLAVFAAFSVLYLKEPLQWNHLIGFALIGTGAFFIFHRWS from the coding sequence ATGCCCAGCCTTCCGGTGCCGCTCGTGACGATCGGCCTGCTGCTCGCCTCGAACATCTTCATGACCTTCGCCTGGTATGGCCACCTGAAATACAAGGCCGCGCCGCTTCTGGTGGTGGTTCTCGTCAGCTGGGGGATCGCCTTCTTCGAATACCTCCTGCAGGTGCCGGCGAACCGGATCGGCCACGGCCACTTCTCGGCGGCCGAGTTGAAGACGATCCAGGAGGTGATCACGCTCGCGGTCTTCGCAGCGTTCTCGGTGCTCTACCTGAAGGAGCCGTTGCAGTGGAATCACCTGATCGGATTCGCGCTGATCGGAACGGGAGCATTCTTCATCTTCCACCGCTGGTCGTGA
- a CDS encoding acyl-CoA carboxylase subunit beta, whose protein sequence is MKDILQELEQRREIARAGGGQRRVEAQHKRGKLTARERIELLLDEGSFEEFDMFVRHRCTDFGMEEDRPAGDGVVTGWGTINGRMVYVFSQDFTVFGGSLSETHAQKICKIMDMAMQNGAPVIGLNDSGGARIQEGVASLAGYADVFQRNIMASGVIPQISVIMGPCAGGAVYSPAMTDFIFMVKDTSYMFVTGPDVVKTVTNEVVTAEELGGASTHTKKSSVADGAFENDVEALYEIRRLVDFLPLSNRTPAPVRPFFDDVARIEDSLDTLIPDNPNQPYDMKELILKIADEADFYEIQKDYAANIITGFIRMEGQTVGVVANQPMVLAGCLDIDSSRKAARFVRFCDAFNIPILTLVDVPGFLPGTGQEYGGVIKHGAKLLFAYGEATVPKVTVITRKAYGGAYDVMSSKHLRGDFNYAWPTAEIAVMGAKGATEILYRAELADKEKIAARTKEYEDRFANPFVAAERGFIDEVIMPHSTRRRVARAFASLRNKTLSNPWKKHDNIPL, encoded by the coding sequence ATGAAGGACATTCTCCAGGAACTCGAGCAGCGTCGCGAGATCGCGCGCGCGGGCGGCGGTCAGCGCCGGGTCGAGGCGCAGCACAAGCGTGGCAAACTGACCGCGCGTGAGCGGATCGAGCTGCTGCTCGACGAGGGCTCGTTCGAGGAGTTCGACATGTTCGTGCGCCACCGCTGCACGGACTTCGGCATGGAAGAGGACCGCCCGGCGGGCGACGGCGTCGTGACCGGCTGGGGCACGATCAACGGCCGCATGGTCTATGTCTTCAGCCAGGACTTCACCGTGTTCGGCGGCTCGCTGTCGGAAACGCACGCGCAGAAGATCTGCAAGATCATGGACATGGCGATGCAGAACGGCGCGCCGGTCATCGGGCTGAACGACTCGGGCGGCGCGCGGATTCAGGAGGGTGTGGCCTCGCTCGCCGGGTACGCCGACGTGTTCCAGCGCAACATCATGGCCTCGGGCGTGATCCCGCAGATCTCGGTGATCATGGGGCCCTGCGCCGGCGGCGCGGTCTATTCGCCGGCCATGACCGACTTCATCTTCATGGTGAAGGACACTTCCTACATGTTCGTCACCGGCCCCGACGTGGTGAAGACCGTGACGAACGAGGTGGTGACGGCCGAGGAACTCGGCGGCGCCTCGACCCACACCAAGAAATCCTCGGTCGCCGATGGCGCCTTCGAGAACGACGTCGAGGCGCTCTACGAGATCCGCCGGCTGGTGGATTTCCTGCCGCTGTCGAACCGCACGCCCGCCCCGGTGCGGCCGTTCTTCGACGACGTGGCCCGGATCGAGGACAGCCTCGACACGCTGATCCCGGACAACCCGAACCAGCCCTACGACATGAAGGAACTCATCCTGAAGATCGCCGACGAGGCGGACTTCTACGAGATCCAGAAGGACTACGCGGCCAACATCATCACCGGCTTCATCCGGATGGAGGGCCAGACGGTCGGCGTGGTGGCGAACCAGCCGATGGTGCTGGCGGGCTGCCTCGACATCGACAGTTCCCGCAAGGCCGCGCGCTTCGTGCGCTTCTGCGATGCCTTCAACATCCCGATCCTGACGCTCGTCGACGTGCCGGGCTTCCTGCCGGGGACGGGCCAGGAATACGGCGGCGTCATCAAGCACGGCGCGAAGCTCCTGTTCGCCTATGGCGAGGCGACCGTGCCGAAGGTCACCGTCATCACCCGCAAGGCCTATGGCGGCGCCTATGACGTGATGTCCTCGAAGCACCTGCGCGGCGACTTCAACTACGCCTGGCCCACCGCCGAGATCGCGGTGATGGGTGCGAAGGGCGCGACCGAGATCCTGTATCGCGCCGAACTGGCCGACAAGGAGAAGATCGCCGCCCGCACGAAGGAATACGAGGATCGCTTCGCCAACCCCTTCGTGGCGGCCGAGCGCGGCTTCATCGACGAGGTGATCATGCCGCATTCGACCCGCCGTCGCGTCGCGCGCGCCTTCGCCAGCCTGCGCAACAAGACGCTCAGCAATCCGTGGAAGAAGCACGACAACATTCCTCTCTGA
- a CDS encoding acetyl/propionyl/methylcrotonyl-CoA carboxylase subunit alpha, with translation MFKKILIANRGEIACRVIKTARKMGIKTVAVYSDADRNALHVSMADEAIHIGPPPANQSYIVIDKIMDAIRQSGAEAVHPGYGFLSERMDFAAALEKAGVVFIGPPSPAIEAMGDKITSKKLAKEAGVSTVPGYMGLIADADEAVKISDQIGYPVMIKASAGGGGKGMRIAWNAQEAREGFESSKNEAANSFGDDRIFIEKFVTQPRHIEIQVLADKHGNCVYLHERECSIQRRNQKVIEEAPSPFLDEATRKAMGEQACALAKAVGYASAGTVEFIVDGQKNFYFLEMNTRLQVEHPVTELITGIDLVEQMIRVAAGEKLPFQQSDLKINGWAMESRLYAEDPYRNFLPSIGRLTRYRPPVEAVTPTSVVRNDTGVFEGGEISMYYDPMIAKLCTWAPTRDAAIEEMRLALDTFEVEGIGHNLPFVGAVMDHPRFVKGDITTAFIAEEYPDGFQGATLDETTLRRVAAAAAAMNRVAEIRRTRISGTMDNHERKVGDDWVVSLQGEDFRVGIAADREGSTVTFCDGSSLRCTSDWTPGQPLARVMVDGKPLVMKVGKIPMGFRLRLRGADLKVHVRTPRQAELAVLMPEKLPPDTSRFLLCPMPGLVVKINVAEGDEVQEGQALATVEAMKMENILRAERKGVVKRIAAAAGSSLRVDDIIMEFE, from the coding sequence ATGTTCAAGAAGATCCTGATCGCGAACCGGGGCGAGATCGCCTGCCGCGTCATCAAGACCGCCCGCAAGATGGGCATCAAGACGGTGGCCGTCTACTCGGACGCCGACCGCAACGCTCTCCACGTCAGCATGGCGGACGAGGCGATCCACATCGGGCCCCCGCCCGCGAACCAGTCCTATATCGTGATCGACAAGATCATGGACGCGATCAGGCAGTCCGGCGCCGAGGCCGTCCACCCCGGCTACGGCTTCCTGTCGGAACGGATGGACTTCGCCGCCGCGCTCGAAAAGGCTGGCGTCGTCTTCATCGGCCCGCCGTCGCCGGCGATCGAGGCCATGGGTGACAAGATCACCTCGAAGAAGCTGGCGAAGGAGGCCGGCGTCTCGACCGTTCCGGGCTACATGGGCCTGATCGCGGATGCGGACGAGGCGGTGAAGATCTCGGACCAGATCGGCTACCCCGTCATGATCAAGGCCAGCGCGGGCGGTGGCGGCAAGGGCATGCGGATCGCCTGGAACGCGCAGGAAGCGCGCGAAGGCTTCGAGTCCTCGAAGAACGAGGCCGCCAACAGCTTCGGTGACGACCGGATCTTCATCGAGAAGTTCGTGACCCAACCGCGCCACATCGAGATCCAGGTTCTGGCCGACAAGCACGGCAACTGCGTCTACCTGCACGAGCGGGAATGCTCGATCCAGCGCCGCAACCAGAAGGTCATCGAGGAGGCGCCCTCGCCGTTCCTGGATGAAGCCACCCGCAAGGCGATGGGCGAGCAGGCCTGCGCGCTGGCCAAGGCGGTGGGCTATGCCTCGGCGGGGACGGTCGAGTTCATCGTGGACGGGCAGAAGAACTTCTACTTCCTCGAGATGAACACCCGGCTTCAGGTGGAACACCCGGTCACGGAACTGATCACCGGCATCGACCTTGTCGAGCAGATGATCCGCGTGGCGGCCGGCGAGAAGCTGCCCTTCCAGCAGTCGGACCTGAAGATCAACGGCTGGGCGATGGAAAGCCGCCTCTATGCGGAAGACCCTTACCGCAACTTCCTGCCGTCGATCGGTCGCCTGACCCGCTACCGGCCGCCGGTGGAAGCCGTCACCCCCACCTCGGTCGTGCGCAACGATACCGGCGTCTTCGAGGGCGGCGAGATCTCGATGTATTACGACCCGATGATCGCCAAGCTCTGCACCTGGGCGCCGACGCGGGATGCGGCGATCGAGGAGATGCGCCTCGCGCTCGACACGTTCGAGGTCGAGGGGATCGGTCACAACCTGCCCTTCGTGGGCGCGGTGATGGACCATCCGCGCTTCGTGAAGGGCGACATCACCACCGCGTTCATCGCCGAGGAATATCCCGACGGCTTCCAGGGGGCGACGCTCGATGAGACGACGCTGCGCCGCGTCGCCGCCGCCGCCGCCGCCATGAACCGCGTGGCCGAGATCCGCCGCACCCGCATCTCGGGCACGATGGACAACCACGAGCGCAAGGTGGGTGACGACTGGGTGGTCTCGCTGCAGGGCGAGGACTTCCGCGTCGGCATCGCCGCCGACCGCGAGGGCTCGACCGTCACCTTCTGCGACGGCTCCTCGCTGCGCTGCACGTCGGACTGGACCCCGGGCCAGCCGCTCGCCCGCGTGATGGTGGACGGCAAGCCCCTGGTGATGAAGGTCGGCAAGATCCCGATGGGCTTCCGGCTGCGGCTGCGCGGAGCGGACCTGAAGGTGCATGTCCGCACCCCGCGTCAGGCGGAACTCGCGGTCCTCATGCCCGAGAAGCTGCCGCCGGACACCTCGCGCTTCCTGCTCTGC
- a CDS encoding DUF6497 family protein, producing the protein MTTASDPVAVPSGQPVTLLEVISNQPGPAGLTYRFRFLAPRIGAEGGIDHDMVFEDMVALCESYVLPRVARSMPAPSQVIISFSDRPVPFGSADPEATQFFEAFTIRDGHCIWEAF; encoded by the coding sequence ATGACCACGGCCTCCGATCCCGTTGCCGTTCCCTCGGGCCAGCCCGTCACGCTTCTCGAGGTGATCTCGAACCAGCCCGGCCCCGCCGGGCTAACCTACCGCTTCCGCTTCCTTGCGCCGCGGATCGGCGCCGAGGGCGGGATCGACCACGACATGGTCTTCGAGGACATGGTGGCGCTTTGCGAAAGCTACGTCCTGCCGCGGGTCGCCCGCAGCATGCCGGCGCCCAGCCAGGTGATCATCTCGTTCTCCGACCGCCCCGTGCCGTTCGGCTCGGCGGACCCCGAGGCCACGCAGTTCTTCGAGGCCTTTACCATTCGCGACGGCCACTGCATCTGGGAGGCTTTCTGA